From the genome of Sphingobacterium kitahiroshimense, one region includes:
- a CDS encoding MBL fold metallo-hydrolase, with protein MKLTILGCYAATPRTITNPTSQVLEIAGHMFLIDAGEGTQVQLRRHKLKFQRINHIFISHLHGDHFFGLIGLISTYMLLNRQSDLHIYGPKGIKEVTLLQLKLGNAYSGYKLFFHEQTSKESRVVFEDDKVIVRTIPLDHRVYTNGYKFETKPGDRKLRIGAIEDLGIDKCYYQKIKSGGNITLDDGTVVENKDITYEPEATEIYFLKPTKL; from the coding sequence TTGAAACTTACTATATTAGGCTGTTATGCGGCAACACCACGAACGATAACCAACCCTACTTCTCAAGTTTTAGAGATAGCAGGGCATATGTTTTTAATCGATGCAGGTGAAGGAACACAGGTACAATTAAGGCGTCATAAACTAAAGTTTCAACGTATTAATCACATCTTTATCTCTCACTTACACGGAGATCACTTCTTTGGTTTAATAGGATTGATTTCAACATATATGTTACTTAACCGTCAGTCAGATTTGCATATCTACGGACCAAAAGGCATAAAAGAAGTAACGCTATTACAATTAAAATTAGGTAATGCATATTCTGGATATAAGTTGTTCTTTCATGAGCAAACGAGTAAAGAGAGTAGAGTAGTCTTCGAAGATGATAAAGTAATCGTGAGAACTATTCCATTAGATCATCGCGTATATACCAATGGATATAAATTTGAAACAAAACCTGGAGACCGCAAGTTGCGCATTGGTGCAATAGAGGACTTGGGTATAGATAAATGTTATTATCAGAAGATTAAAAGTGGTGGAAATATAACACTAGATGACGGAACAGTCGTGGAGAATAAGGATATCACTTACGAGCCAGAAGCTACGGAGATTTACTTTTTAAAACCTACCAAGCTATGA
- a CDS encoding response regulator transcription factor, translated as MNILIIEDEKELSQNIATYLKSENYVCEIASNYHEAISKIDIYDYDCILLDLMLPDGDGLKLLEILRKENKQAGVIIISAKDSIDDKITGLKLGADDYLPKPFHLSELGARVYSIIRRKHFGSSNSVDINELHIDLLAKTASVHNQPILLTKKEFDLLLFLVGNKNRVISKAALAEHLSGDMADMMDNYDFVYSHIKNLKKKLAEAGCDDYIKTSYGMGYKWEA; from the coding sequence ATGAACATATTAATCATAGAAGACGAAAAAGAGCTATCCCAAAATATAGCGACCTATCTTAAAAGCGAAAATTATGTCTGTGAGATTGCCTCGAATTATCATGAAGCAATCTCCAAAATAGACATTTATGATTATGACTGCATTCTCCTTGATTTGATGTTGCCTGACGGTGATGGTCTGAAACTATTGGAGATATTACGAAAAGAAAATAAACAGGCAGGGGTTATCATTATTTCTGCAAAGGATTCTATTGATGATAAGATAACAGGTTTAAAACTTGGAGCCGATGATTACTTGCCGAAGCCTTTCCATTTATCCGAATTGGGGGCAAGAGTATATTCAATCATAAGAAGAAAACATTTCGGAAGTTCAAATAGTGTCGATATAAATGAACTGCATATAGATTTGCTTGCAAAAACTGCCAGCGTACATAATCAACCCATACTATTGACCAAAAAGGAATTTGACCTTTTACTTTTTCTGGTTGGTAATAAAAACAGGGTCATATCCAAAGCTGCTTTGGCAGAGCATCTTTCCGGCGATATGGCTGATATGATGGACAATTATGATTTTGTCTATTCGCACATAAAAAATTTAAAAAAGAAACTTGCTGAAGCTGGCTGCGATGATTACATAAAAACCAGCTATGGTATGGGATATAAATGGGAAGCATGA
- a CDS encoding ribonuclease Z: MKIKEKGHTLIVTSNEEDIVTFLKKLEEQYEYSLVQSNLIIDLTSVKYAVLEEDLECFETLAISHMEEANKSFIIVIESIDFNEFDGDLVIAPSLQEAHDLIEMDEIQRDLGF, translated from the coding sequence ATGAAAATAAAAGAAAAAGGGCATACACTTATTGTTACAAGTAACGAGGAAGATATAGTAACATTTCTTAAAAAGTTAGAAGAGCAGTATGAGTATAGTCTTGTACAATCTAATTTAATAATAGATTTGACTAGTGTTAAATATGCTGTGTTAGAAGAGGATTTAGAGTGTTTTGAAACTTTAGCTATTAGCCATATGGAGGAGGCTAATAAGTCTTTTATTATTGTTATAGAGTCGATAGATTTTAACGAGTTCGATGGAGATTTAGTAATTGCTCCTTCTTTACAAGAAGCACATGATTTGATCGAAATGGATGAGATTCAAAGAGATTTGGGATTTTAA
- a CDS encoding porin, whose amino-acid sequence MKIKYVLCALVLGTLNTMAQDDKKEETTLLGVLVPTPTVTPQEKINNVEVFLDTKYENLTKTSGAGTSDSKFRLVQSRVYLKGNYNNKLTYSLRYRLNESTASNALEFAFLEYNIDEHWTVGMGKQFTAWGSTELSYNGADLYMFTNIISSIELFSPGASVAYKVKGQSFKLQMVSQGEQFSAEAYKNKAYGGLFLWEGELFKKHLKTRYGYALFQHDAKKYYSWITIGNRLTINNFMAEFDWMYGFRNVADAAFTDLNTVTKGVAYVKDNVTTASIKYKFNKITPYVKVMYNYRNDLDNAVSYGLKGISTAVEYNPFNEAAFKNLRLFAAYNYLNYDYKNYTVAKSDRNEHQIALGVRWMVPLFKL is encoded by the coding sequence ATGAAGATTAAGTATGTGTTATGTGCCCTTGTTTTAGGAACTCTAAATACAATGGCACAAGATGATAAAAAAGAAGAAACTACCTTATTAGGAGTATTGGTGCCTACGCCGACAGTAACTCCACAAGAAAAAATAAATAATGTAGAGGTATTCCTTGATACCAAGTACGAGAATTTGACGAAGACAAGTGGTGCAGGTACAAGTGATAGCAAGTTTAGACTAGTACAATCAAGGGTTTACTTAAAAGGAAATTACAATAATAAGTTGACGTACTCATTGCGTTATCGGTTAAATGAGTCAACAGCCTCTAATGCCTTAGAGTTTGCTTTCTTAGAGTATAATATCGATGAGCACTGGACTGTGGGAATGGGAAAACAGTTTACAGCTTGGGGTTCTACGGAGTTGTCTTATAACGGTGCTGATCTATATATGTTCACCAACATTATTAGTTCTATAGAATTATTCAGCCCTGGAGCTAGTGTTGCCTATAAAGTAAAAGGACAATCATTTAAATTGCAAATGGTCTCTCAAGGGGAGCAGTTTAGTGCTGAAGCGTATAAGAATAAGGCTTATGGAGGCTTGTTCTTATGGGAAGGGGAGTTGTTTAAGAAACATTTGAAAACGAGATATGGATATGCCTTGTTCCAACATGATGCGAAGAAATATTATAGTTGGATAACGATAGGAAATAGGTTGACAATTAATAACTTTATGGCTGAGTTTGATTGGATGTATGGTTTTAGAAATGTAGCTGATGCAGCGTTTACAGATTTGAATACCGTAACTAAAGGAGTGGCTTATGTCAAGGATAATGTGACTACTGCTTCTATTAAGTATAAGTTTAATAAGATAACTCCTTATGTAAAAGTGATGTATAACTATAGAAATGACCTTGATAATGCGGTATCTTATGGTTTAAAGGGAATTTCTACTGCGGTGGAATACAATCCATTTAACGAGGCAGCTTTTAAGAATCTACGCTTGTTCGCAGCGTATAATTATCTGAACTATGACTATAAGAATTACACTGTAGCAAAATCAGATAGGAATGAACATCAGATAGCACTTGGAGTAAGATGGATGGTACCACTATTTAAATTATAA
- a CDS encoding YncE family protein, whose product MDSNKIYVNIPSKNIIEVIDLSANKVIARWRVTESTENVPMALDKINHHLFIACEPGKFIVYSTKTGKSIASLDISKNADGIYLDPKHALIYISCADGYIDVIEQKDNDTYIALDKIETAKGAGTSLFSQELQQLYLAVPQSEKNVAELRIYSTSK is encoded by the coding sequence TTGGATAGTAATAAAATTTATGTCAATATTCCTTCAAAAAACATAATAGAAGTAATAGACCTGTCTGCAAATAAAGTGATTGCGAGATGGCGAGTAACCGAATCAACCGAAAATGTTCCGATGGCTTTGGATAAAATTAACCATCACCTTTTTATTGCTTGTGAACCGGGGAAATTTATCGTTTATAGCACTAAAACCGGAAAATCAATTGCCAGTCTTGACATTAGCAAAAATGCAGACGGAATTTATTTAGACCCGAAACATGCGCTCATTTATATTTCTTGTGCTGACGGATATATAGACGTAATTGAGCAAAAAGATAACGATACTTATATTGCTCTTGACAAAATTGAAACTGCTAAAGGGGCTGGAACTTCGTTGTTTTCACAAGAACTACAACAACTATATCTTGCAGTTCCCCAGTCAGAGAAAAATGTTGCTGAACTAAGAATATACAGCACCTCTAAATAA
- a CDS encoding YncE family protein — MRTFNTPKILYIALLSIGMSSACKNHKSGKEDNKPKNDVLTIQGHSLSLQSTIKLNTVKGGFDLMALDNKGQRLFLSAQDNHSVEILDIKNNKPIRSLPGFDEPKWIVYRPESNRLYVATGNDGKVTVLDATTYSTVKPRISDRLVNESELYKTALNL, encoded by the coding sequence ATGAGAACTTTTAATACACCCAAAATCCTTTATATAGCATTATTGTCAATCGGCATGTCTTCGGCATGTAAAAATCATAAGTCAGGCAAAGAGGATAATAAACCCAAAAACGATGTTTTAACCATACAGGGGCATTCACTTTCACTCCAATCAACAATCAAACTGAATACCGTTAAGGGAGGGTTTGACCTGATGGCGTTGGATAATAAGGGACAGAGGTTATTTTTGTCAGCCCAAGACAATCATTCAGTTGAAATATTGGATATAAAGAATAATAAGCCGATAAGAAGCCTACCCGGTTTTGATGAACCAAAATGGATTGTTTATCGCCCCGAATCAAACAGGTTATATGTCGCAACAGGCAACGATGGGAAAGTTACAGTGTTGGATGCCACAACATACAGTACAGTTAAACCTAGAATCAGCGATAGACTAGTTAACGAAAGTGAATTATACAAAACAGCTCTCAATTTATGA
- a CDS encoding sensor histidine kinase produces MNRLLNKTLLYYSFFATIILLLSAPFIYWTMESLYKDDVDEAILLRRDEFEINNRKTLHISDIPVWNKFNRDIRILPDTVIQSPKDSIIQQIFYDELVPEWEPYRVLYKDVSIEGKPFVLMIRLNLVESEDLIRTIVRIYLGILFALLLVIFFITLFVSNRLWKPFYATLRQIEQFNIELNKLPQFPDTKIKEFNQLNNRLTTLIQQSVQSYITQKKFTQNASHELQTPLAVLQSKLDLLLQDNSLQKGQLQILHSLYESVSRLTRINKNLLLLAKIENNQFAEFSSFTVNDIVSEVIPYFTEQADSKKLTIETTFKNIISLKANKILTELLINNLFLNAIRHNIEKGKITLTLDTGRFIIANTGIDQALDAETIFERFKKNSTDTRSSGLGLSIVKEICDLNNWTISYTFKDSTHIFTVRF; encoded by the coding sequence ATGAACCGATTATTAAACAAAACACTATTATACTATTCTTTCTTTGCAACCATTATCCTGTTGTTGAGCGCACCGTTTATATACTGGACAATGGAAAGCCTGTATAAAGATGATGTGGACGAGGCTATTTTGCTGCGCAGGGATGAATTTGAAATAAACAATCGGAAAACGCTCCATATTAGTGATATTCCGGTATGGAATAAGTTCAACCGTGATATCCGCATTTTACCCGATACCGTAATTCAAAGCCCTAAAGACAGTATTATCCAACAGATATTTTATGATGAATTAGTTCCCGAATGGGAGCCTTATCGTGTCTTATATAAAGACGTTTCCATTGAAGGGAAACCGTTTGTTTTAATGATACGGTTAAATCTTGTTGAATCGGAAGATTTGATAAGAACGATTGTAAGGATATATCTCGGAATCCTTTTTGCCTTGCTTTTGGTTATCTTTTTCATTACGTTATTTGTTTCTAACAGGCTTTGGAAGCCCTTTTATGCGACCCTACGCCAAATTGAGCAGTTCAATATAGAGTTAAATAAGCTACCCCAATTTCCTGATACAAAAATCAAGGAATTTAATCAACTTAATAACAGGCTTACAACGCTGATACAGCAAAGTGTTCAATCTTATATCACTCAAAAAAAATTTACACAAAATGCCTCCCATGAACTGCAAACGCCTTTAGCCGTATTGCAATCTAAACTTGATTTATTGCTTCAGGACAATTCATTGCAAAAAGGACAGTTACAAATCTTGCATTCGTTGTACGAATCAGTTTCCCGGCTTACACGGATTAATAAAAATCTTTTGCTGCTGGCAAAAATTGAGAACAACCAATTTGCGGAGTTTTCTTCGTTTACGGTTAACGATATTGTGAGTGAAGTAATTCCCTATTTTACCGAGCAGGCAGATAGCAAAAAGCTAACAATAGAAACAACGTTTAAAAATATAATCAGCCTGAAAGCAAATAAAATATTAACGGAGCTATTAATCAATAATCTTTTCCTGAACGCTATCCGGCATAATATAGAAAAAGGAAAAATTACCCTCACATTGGACACAGGTCGTTTTATTATTGCTAACACCGGAATAGACCAGGCTTTGGATGCTGAAACGATATTTGAACGTTTCAAAAAAAATTCAACAGATACCCGCAGTAGCGGACTTGGACTGTCCATTGTAAAAGAAATATGCGACCTTAATAACTGGACTATCAGTTATACTTTTAAGGATTCTACCCATATTTTCACTGTCCGTTTTTAA